The stretch of DNA ATTGCAAAATGAACCTTCCCTCAAAAGCGAAACAACACGCTTTTGAGGGATTATTTTATGTCTCATCAAGAGCTAAAGGAGCACTCTTTTCGCATGCGGATAAGGGTAAATGGGTATTTTTTCGTAAGTTTGCACCCATAATAAACAAGTGTAGAAATGAAAGTTTGCATAGCCGAAAAACCTAGTGTAGCAAGAGACATTGCCTCGGTAATCGGGGCCACTACCGCCCGCGACGGATATATGGAAGGCAATGGATACCAGGTTACATGGACATTCGGCCATCTCTGCACACTGAAAGAACCCAACGACTATACCGAAAACTGGAAACGGTGGAGCTTGGCAGCTCTTCCGATGATTCCACAACGATTCGGAATCAAACTCATTGAGGACAAGGGTATTGTCAAGCAGTTCGGCGTCATCGAACGATTGATGCAGAACGCCGACGAAATTATCAACTGCGGTGATGCCGGACAGGAGGGAGAATTGATTCAACGATGGGTGATGCAGAAAGCACAAGCCAAATGTCCGGTAAAAAGACTTTGGATTTCGTCGCTCACCGAGGAAGCCATCAAACAGGGCTTCGATAACTTGAAAGACCAACAAGATTATCAATCTCTTTATTTAGCAGGATTGAGCCGTGCCATCGGCGACTGGATTCTCGGGATGAATGCCACGCGTCTGTATACCCTCAAATATGGACAAAACCGACAGGTGTTGAGCATCGGGCGTGTCCAAACACCTACGCTCGCCCTTATTGTCAACCGTCAGCAGGAAATCGACAATTTTAAGCCAGAAGCCTACTGGGTTCTTTCCACCCTTTATCGCGACACGTTGTTCACGGCCATAAAGGGTCGATTCACCAGTAAGGAAGAGGGAGAAAAAGCCTTTTCAACGATTGCCGAGAAAGATTTTGAGGTGATGGAGGTCAGTAAGAAGAAAGGAACAGAAGCCCCGTCGCATTTGTTCGACCTGACTTCGTTGCAAGTGGAGTGTAACAAAAAGTTCAGCTATTCTGCCGAGACCACTCTCCATCTTATCCAAAGTCTTTACGAGCGGAAATTCACCACCTATCCGCGTGTAGATACGCAATTTCTTAGCGATGACATCTATCCGAAATGTCCGCTTATCTTAGCCGGCCTGCGGGGGTATGAGTCTTTCACGCAACCGCTTGCCGGGAAGAAGTTGAGTAAAAGTAAAAAGTTTTTCGACTCGTCGAAAGTCACCGACCACCACGCCATTATCCCCACCGGCGTACCCGCTCAGAGTCTGTCGAACATGGAAAGAAATGTCTACGACCTCGTGGTTCGTCGGTTCATCGCGGCTTTTTATCCCGACTGCCAATTCTCCACAACAACCGTTACAGGACGGGTGGAAGAGGTGGAACTGAAGGCTACCGGTAAGGAAATCATCGACCCAGGATGGCGCGTGATTCTTGCAAAGGATACCGACCCGACCGACGAGGAGAACGCCAAAAATACCACCGAAGAGCGCACGCTGCCCACCTTCGTCAAGGGCGAAAAGGGAGTGCATGTGCCAACGTTGGCCGAGAAGTGGACCTCCCCGCCGAAATATTACACAGAAGCCACTCTATTGCGGGCCATGGAAACAGCAGGAAAGTTTGTGGAAGACGAAGAATTGCGCAGCGCACTGAAAGAAAACGGTATCGGCCGACCTTCGTCGCGTGCGGGAATCATCGAGACCCTCTTCAAGCGGCATTATATCCGGCGCGAACGGAAGAATCTGTTGGCCACTCCGACGGGCATCGAACTGATTGGAATCATTCGTGAAGAGTTGCTCAAAAGCTGTGAGTTGACAGGTATTTGGGAGAAAAAGCTGCGCGACATCGAGCATAAGAAATACGATGCATCGCAATTTATCGATGGGCTCAAGGAGCAGATTACGGAGATTGTGAACGAGGTATTGCGCGACAACAGCAACCGGCACATCACTGTTACCACCGAGGAAGACCTGAAAAAGAAAATAGCAAGAAAGAAGACCTCTGCTGCAACATCCACCACAAAGTCTTCTAAGAAACAATCACCGACCGCCTCCTCTCCACGGTGTCTTCCTGCCAACGACAGTATCTTAGGGCAGGTTTGCCCCGTATGCCATCAGGGAACCATCATCAAAGGAAAATCGGCCTACGGATGCAGCCATTGGAAGTCGGGATGCGCCTTTAGACTGTCTTTTCAGCCTTAACTCTCCCCTCTACATGATTCGTTTTTCGTCGTCGTACCGGTACGATTGCACTGTCTGAGTTCACTTGGTCCAAACCGCCATGGCTGTTTGCATTGCCGGAATTTGTCTGGCCGAATTACTCATAGTCGTTGAGAGCGGCGATGATGTAGTCCACCTCATCATCTGTCAAGGCCGGATGTAACGGCAGACTGAGTTCCTGACAGTGAATCTGCTCGGTGATGGGAAGCGAAAGCTCATTCCAATGAGCGTAACACCGCTGCCGATGCGGCGGAATGGGATAATGAATCAAAGTCTGAATGCCCCTCTCGAGCAGATAGGTTTGAAGATAGTCGCGATGGCGGCAGAGCAGGGGGAAGATATGAAAAACATTATTGGAAAGATAATCGACAGTCGGCACGGTGAGCTTGGGATTGCAGATATGGGCTATATATTTTGATGCAATCGCTTGCCTGCGCCGATTGTCGGCATCGAGATAGTTGAGTTTAACCCGCAACAGAGCGGCTTGTATTTCATCGATTCGGCTGTTTCGCCCGATGAAGTCGAAGACGTATTTCCGATTCGAACCGTAGTTGCCCAACGCTCTGACAACCTCGGCCAGCTCGACACGATTGGTGGTGACGGCTCCGGCATCGCCCAAGGCTCCGAGGTTCTTCCCGGGGTAGAAACTGTGAGCAGCAACATCACCCAAGCCACCTGTTCGGCGATGTTGCCAGGTGCAGCCGTGCGCCTGAGCGTTGTCTTCGATGAGTTGGAGGTGGTCGTACCGGCGAAGAAGGGCGCAGATCTGGTCGTTATAGGCACACCGACCGTAGAGGTGAACGAGCATCACGCCGCGTGTGCGACTCGTTATTTTCTCCTCCATCCGCTCCGGATCTATCTGAAAGGTGTCGATTCGGGGCTCGACGAGCACGGGCGTAAGTCCGTTTTCACTGATGGCCAGAATCGAAGCGATGTAGGTATTGGCCGGAACGAGAATCTCGTCGCCCGCGTGCATCTCGCCCAGTTCGATATAGGCGCGGAGGATGAGCGTGAGCGCATCGAGTCCGTTGGCGCATGTGATGCAGTGGCGCACGGAAAGGTAGCGGGCATATTCTTCTTCGAAGGCGGCGGTTTCGCTGCCTTGCAGATACCAGCCGCCGGAGATCACTCGATTGGCCGCTCGATGAAGTTCCTCTTCGTGTCGGGCATTGATTTTTTGCAGATCCAGATATTTTATCATACGCAACAAGGTGGCGGGGATGAGAGCCGCCATTCGTAGGTGTCGTAACAGATACCTCGCCCGCCGAATCCTTCTTTCTGAAAGAGGAGCGAGGCGTTGAAGCCGTATTCGGTTTCAGCCGTAGAGGTGCCAAAATCGAAGTAAGGCGTAGCGGTGTAGACCTGGTCGAGAAGATGGTGAAAAAGCAGGTCGAGCGCACCCATCTGTCGTCCTTCCGCCGAGGCCGATATATATTGCGTGTGAGCGGTCTGTGGCGTTTCGTAGACAACGGTTCCGCCGAGTGCCGTCTCGCCCTGATAGACGATGTAGAGCCTGATGCGGGTGGGAAAGGCAGCGGCAAGGCGTGAGATTTCTTCGAGCGAATGCACGGGCTGTGTGCCGTATCGGCTTTCGAGATGGCGACAGAGGAGATGCCAAAACGTGGCATAATCGGTAGATTCTTCCACCCGAAGACCGGCGGCTCGGGCTTTCCTTAGACCCGACCGACGCGATTCGGCCAAGCGGATTCGGTTCCTCTGTGCGATGGTGGCCGAGAGTTCACGCCGAACGAGCTGAGCCCCACAAACGGCGGTGAGAGCGTAGAGATCTTCCTCGGCCGGGAGCCGGTGATAGATCCAGGGCGTGGGTTTGTAGACTACGTGTGAAAAACCTTCTGCGCGCAAAAAATCGTTCACACAGCGGAAGATGTGACAGACGTCGGTGGCCGTTGCCCGTTGGTCGAGAACGAGCCCGCCGTAGGTGAGTCCGCCGTGCGAGATCACCGCCCCGCCCTCGCCCCGACTCAGGGGAAGCAGAGCAGCCAGTCGGCTTTTGCGCCACACAAGGAGCGAGGCATCTGCAAATCGGTGGGCATGATAGTCCATATAATCGCGTTCGAGAAGGAATGTGCTGTTCTTCGATCGCTGCACAAAGTCATTCCACCGCTCTCGTTCACTGGCCGTGTATCGTGTTATTTCGAACATCCGATGTAGGTGAAGAAGTCGGCGTAGTTGCGGATATAATCTTCTTCGTCGAAGGGTTCGGAGGCCAGAACGAGGCCTACGGCTCCGGAGGAGAAGTCGTCGAGGGTGCGCCAGGTGTCTGTCTCCACGAGCAGTCCTTGGTAGGGGTGATTGAGCAGGAAGGTTTTCCGTTCTGTTCCGTTGTCGAGCGTGACATGAAAGCTGCCGCTCACGGCGACAATCAGTTCTCGACAGCGTTTGTGGGCATGTCCGCCACGGCTTTCTCCAGCCGGGACGTCGTACACCCAGTAGACTCGCCGGATGTCGAAGGGCACTTGTTCTTGTGCCTGCGCAACGGTGAGGTTGCCGCGGGGATCGAGAATACGAGGGAGGTTGATCAGGAGCATTTTCTTTTAGGAGTGAAAGGGAGTGAAGACGAATGTTCTTTTAGGAGTGAAGGAGTGAAGGAGTGAAAGGGAGTGAAAGGGAGTGAAGACGAATGTCTTGCCGTCTATTGTTCTTTTTATATATCGGTTCTGAACTTTTCAGAAAGCTTCCCTGAGTGCCAGCAGCCGTTCTGAAATGTTCAGAAAGCTTCCCTGGGTGTCAGCGGCCGTTCTGAAATGTTCAGAAGCTTCCCTGGGTGCCAGCGGCCGTTCTGAAATGTTCAGAAAGCTTCCCTGGGTGCCAGCGGCCGTTCTGAAATGTTCAGAAAGCTTCCCTGGGTGCCAGCAGCCGTTCTGAAATGTTCAGAAAGCTTCCCTAGGTGCCAGCGGCCGTTCTGAAATGTTCAGAAGCTTCCCTGAGTGCCAGCGGCCGTTCTGCACGCTGCAGAACCGGTGTCGACGACGACACAGAAAATCATTGACCTCTTGGCGTCTCCTTGTATGGTGTGCGAGGAGGGGAGGTCAATGATTTTTTCATGCACCCGAAGAAGTGGCTGCCGTACAGGAGGGACTAACGTCCGCCGTACATCTCTTCGTAATACTTCTGATAGTCGCCGCTGGTGACTTCCGAAATCCACTGCTGGTTCTCCAGGTTCCAACGGATCGTCTTGACGATGCCGTCGGCAAAACGGGTTTCGGGCAGCCAACCCAGTTCGCGACTGATCTTGGTGGGGTCGATGCCGTAGCGTTGGTCGTGGCCCAGGCGGTCGGAGACGTAGGTGATGAGCCGTTCGTCCATCCAGTCGATCGAGATCTCGCCCTGCGCGTTGCGCTCCTGCTTCTTGAGTATGCGACGCAGAGAAGGGTCTTCGGTCATCATCTGGCGGATGGTCTGGAGGGTGAGCTTCACGATGTCGATGTTCTTCATCTCGTTATGCCCGCCTACGTTGTAGACTTCGCCCTCGACACCACGACGCACCACCAGGTCGATGGCCTTGCAGTGATCTTCTACGTAGAGCCAGTCGCGGATGTTATCGCCTTTGCCGTAGACGGGTATCGGCCGACCGGCGAGGATGTTGTTGATGACAAGCGGGATGAGCTTCTCGGGGAAATGATAGGGACCGTAGTTGTTGGAACAGCGGGTGATGCTCGTCGGCATGTGGTAGGTGTCGTGATAGGCCATGACAATCATGTCGGCCGAGGCTTTCGAGGCACTGTAGGGACTGTGGGGACAGAGCGGAGTCTGCTCGGTGAAGTAGCCCGTCTCGCCGAGCGAACCGTATACCTCGTCGGTAGACACCTGGTGGTATCGCTTGCCGGCCTTCCACGTGGGGTAGCCGTCCTCGCCCTTGCCCGTTGTCCAGGCACGCCGGGCGGCGTCAAGCAGGTTCTGCGTACCGAGAATGTTCACCGAGAGAAAGAGTTGTGGATCTTCGATGCTGCGGTCCACGTGACTCTCGGCAGCGAAGTTCACCACATAGTTGATGTCGTGCTCAGCAAAAAGTCGGTCCACCAATTCGCGGTCGCGAATGTCGCCCCGTACAAAGAGGCAGCGACTCTCGTCGATGTCGGCTTTAATGGTGCCGAGGTTGCCGGCGTAGGTGAGCAGGTCGAGCACAATGACGCGGAGGTCTTCATTCCTGTACTTCTCATTGAGCAAATACTTGATGTAGTTGGCACCAATGAATCCGGCGGCTCCTGTTACTAAATAGGTCTTCATGCTTTTTCTATTTTTTGTTAATGATTTTTTCTATCGGATAGGGTGATCACTTCGCAGTCGGCGAATCTGTTGCCCTCGATGATGAGCCGCACAAGGGTCCGCTCCTTCTGCCAACCCTGCATCCCGGCCGCACCGGGATTGATGTGAAGCAGATTCAGAGTCTTATCATATTTCACCTTGAGAATGTGCGAGTGCCCGGAGATAAAGAGCTGCGGCGGAGAGGCGTAGATCTGTCCGCGGATGCGCGGGTCGTAGTTCCCGGGATAGCCGCCGATGTGCGTCATCAGCACGTCCACTTCTTCGCATTTGAAACGTAACCGCTCGGTGAACATCCGCCGCAGGTCGCCCCCGTCGATGTTTCCGTAGACGGCTCTCAAGGGGCAGATCTCGGCCAAACGCTCGGCCACCTCAAGACTTCCGATGTCTCCGGCGTGCCATATCTCGTCGCACACACCGAAGTAATGTCGATATTTCTCGTCCCAATAACCGTGGGTGTCGCTGATGATGCCGATGCGTTTCATTGTGATAGAGAATTTGCAGAGAGGTCATGGTTGCTGAAACCGACGACGAATGAAATCGCCCAGCAACTCGGCCGTGCCTTCCATTCCGAGAATAGACGAGTCGACACAGAGATGATAGGAAGCAGCCTGACCCCATCGTTTTCCCGTATAATAATTGTAATACGCAGCACGCCGTTCTTCTACCTCGACAATAAGAGCCGCTCCCTTTTCCCGATCACACCCTCTACGCTCGCACACGCGGTCGATTCGTTCCTGTCGATCGGCCGTTATAAAAAGGTTGACCACCCGAGGAAAATCACGCAACACATAGTCGGCACACCGCCCCACAAAAACGCAGTTGCTCTCAAGGGCTGCCTTACGGATGGCGTCGCTCTGAAACTGAAACAAACGCTCCTGCGAAAAGTTGTTGTTGCTGTAGAAATGATGGTCGCCCATCAACGGCAGATGATAATTAAGAAACGACCGACCAAACATCTTCTGCTCGTCGTTCTGCTCGAAGAAACGCTCGCTGAACCCACTTTCCCGAGCCGCCAGATTGAGAATCTCACGATCGTAGAACCGATATCCGAAGTTCTGTGCCAACATCTTGGCAATCGTCCTTCCGCCGCTGCCCAACTGCCGCCCCACGTTAATGATGATATTCCCTGTCTCCATCTGCCTGTTGTCTATCTTGATTTTTAAATTTCCGCATATACGCAAACATCATCGCTGCTGCCACAAAAGCCGAAACAACATCGGCCGCGGGCATCGAGGCCCACACGCCATCTGCACCAAACTCGCGCGGCAAAATCAGTAGCATCGGAATGAGAAACAGCAACTGACGAGAGAGCGACAGAAAAACACTCACCTGCGCCTTGCCGATGCTCTGAAAAAAATTGGCTATTACCATTTGGTAACCTACAATGGGATAAGACACCATCATGATTTGCATACCCCGAATCGACAATGCGATCAAAGTCTCGTCCGATGTGAATAGCCGGACACAGAAATAAGGAAAAAACTCTCCCACCACAAATCCCGCCGTCGTGATACACGTTCCGGCAATCGTTGCATACTTGAGTACCCGCAGCATACGATCGAACTTCAACGCACCGTAATTATAGCCTGCAATAGGCTGCATACCTTGATTCACACCGATGGTCACCATGATGAAGATGAAAGCAATGCGGTTAGCCACTCCAAAAGCTCCCACTGCCATGTCGCCACCATATCGAACCAAACTCGTATTGATGATAATCACCACGAAACAGGCACACACATTCATCGAGAAAGGCGACATACCGATGCCGATGATATTCTTCACCAGCGCACCTCTCAACCGATAGATGCCCCGCCTCAGATGAATCAACTCGTTTTGATTGCTAAAAATCTTCAACTGCCATACCAATGCCACCAACTGTGAAAGCACCGTTGCATAGGCAGCACCACGTATGCCGAGGCCGAACGGCCAAATAAAGATAGGGTCGAGTATGGCGTTCAGCACCACGGTAAACATCGTCATATACATCGCCAACTTCGGTTTGCTCGCTGCCCTCAGCAGCGCATTCATCCCGAAGTAGAGATGCGACACGACATTGCCCAGCAGGATAATCTCCATATAATCGCGTGCGAAAGGCAAAGTTTGGTCGCTTGCACCGAAGAAACGCAGTATCGGGTCGAGGAAAACCAAACTCACCAAGGTAAACGCCACGCCTATCAGTGTGTTCAACACCAACGTATTACCCAAGATGTGCTGTGCGGCAGCGTAATCTTTCTGTCCCAATTTGACAGAAAGCAACGTCGATGCGCCCACACCGATACCCGCACCGAATGCCGTAGACATATTCATAAACGGAAAGGTAATGGCCAAACCCGAAATAGCCATTGCCCCCACGCCCTGTCCAATGAAGATACTGTCCACCATATTATATAAGGAGGCAGCCGTCATGGCAATGATGGCCGGGATGGCATACTGCATCAGCAGTTGTCCCACCGGGTTTGTCCCTAATTCGAGTGTTGCTTGTCTGTTGTCCATTGAGCCGTTGAGCTTTACCCTGCAAATGTACAAAATATATTTGAGTTCTCCCTCGTCACGCCAGATTTTATAACGCCTGTATCCGTGTTTCCGCTCCTTTCTCTCTACGCCTTCATCCCCATTTCTCCCCGTACATTTGGTCATTTCAGAAGATTGTGCTATCTTTGCCGCCGTGTTTGAGGTCATATCGCAAAGGATATATTATATAATGTGTAACGTGCATCTCCATACAGGTATCACAGCGGAGCAGAAAAGGGCGAACTTTTCTGCATCTTTTAACGCCCATTGTTTGGTAGTGTTGCAAGAATTCGCTACCTTACACACACACACACACACACACACACACACACACAATGTTCGCACCTATTGGTAGCGCAACATTTTTTTACTTTTTCTTACGCGCGCGCGAAGCGAGCACAACCTCTATTAGCAAAGGGCTCTTCGGAGTTCCCTTTGCTTCTCTTTTCGTGCCCGCTGCTCGCGGTGATGAAAGAAGAATGAATCGCATTTTCCCTATATGTTTTATCTATAAATTTTCATTGTGTTATGAGAAGAAATCAAGTCAGCGGTCGAGCCTACTGCTCGCCCCAAATTCAAATCATTTGTTTGCAACAGGAGTTCGGCCTCCTGGCCGCCAGTCCCCAGGTGCAGCCCGGAGGGGGCGGCACCGGTAACATCGGTGTCAAACCCTTAGACCCCGACGAAGAGGAAGTGGCCGGTGCCAAACCCTGGAGCGGATGGCTCTGGGAAGAGGAGACCATTGAGAAGTAAGTAGTAAAGTAGTAAGTAGTAAAGGTACTAAAGTAGTAAGTAGTAAAGTCGTCGCTTCACGCCCTCTCCGCTAACAACCGCGGATCATCACCGTCGATCACAACCGTGTAGCGGTGAGATGTCTTAGAGCAAAGCGCGCTACTCCA from Prevotella sp. oral taxon 475 encodes:
- a CDS encoding metallophosphoesterase, whose protein sequence is MKRIGIISDTHGYWDEKYRHYFGVCDEIWHAGDIGSLEVAERLAEICPLRAVYGNIDGGDLRRMFTERLRFKCEEVDVLMTHIGGYPGNYDPRIRGQIYASPPQLFISGHSHILKVKYDKTLNLLHINPGAAGMQGWQKERTLVRLIIEGNRFADCEVITLSDRKNH
- a CDS encoding MATE family efflux transporter; translated protein: MDNRQATLELGTNPVGQLLMQYAIPAIIAMTAASLYNMVDSIFIGQGVGAMAISGLAITFPFMNMSTAFGAGIGVGASTLLSVKLGQKDYAAAQHILGNTLVLNTLIGVAFTLVSLVFLDPILRFFGASDQTLPFARDYMEIILLGNVVSHLYFGMNALLRAASKPKLAMYMTMFTVVLNAILDPIFIWPFGLGIRGAAYATVLSQLVALVWQLKIFSNQNELIHLRRGIYRLRGALVKNIIGIGMSPFSMNVCACFVVIIINTSLVRYGGDMAVGAFGVANRIAFIFIMVTIGVNQGMQPIAGYNYGALKFDRMLRVLKYATIAGTCITTAGFVVGEFFPYFCVRLFTSDETLIALSIRGMQIMMVSYPIVGYQMVIANFFQSIGKAQVSVFLSLSRQLLFLIPMLLILPREFGADGVWASMPAADVVSAFVAAAMMFAYMRKFKNQDRQQADGDREYHH
- a CDS encoding DegT/DnrJ/EryC1/StrS aminotransferase family protein, with translation MIKYLDLQKINARHEEELHRAANRVISGGWYLQGSETAAFEEEYARYLSVRHCITCANGLDALTLILRAYIELGEMHAGDEILVPANTYIASILAISENGLTPVLVEPRIDTFQIDPERMEEKITSRTRGVMLVHLYGRCAYNDQICALLRRYDHLQLIEDNAQAHGCTWQHRRTGGLGDVAAHSFYPGKNLGALGDAGAVTTNRVELAEVVRALGNYGSNRKYVFDFIGRNSRIDEIQAALLRVKLNYLDADNRRRQAIASKYIAHICNPKLTVPTVDYLSNNVFHIFPLLCRHRDYLQTYLLERGIQTLIHYPIPPHRQRCYAHWNELSLPITEQIHCQELSLPLHPALTDDEVDYIIAALNDYE
- a CDS encoding FdtA/QdtA family cupin domain-containing protein → MLLINLPRILDPRGNLTVAQAQEQVPFDIRRVYWVYDVPAGESRGGHAHKRCRELIVAVSGSFHVTLDNGTERKTFLLNHPYQGLLVETDTWRTLDDFSSGAVGLVLASEPFDEEDYIRNYADFFTYIGCSK
- a CDS encoding DNA topoisomerase 3 encodes the protein MKVCIAEKPSVARDIASVIGATTARDGYMEGNGYQVTWTFGHLCTLKEPNDYTENWKRWSLAALPMIPQRFGIKLIEDKGIVKQFGVIERLMQNADEIINCGDAGQEGELIQRWVMQKAQAKCPVKRLWISSLTEEAIKQGFDNLKDQQDYQSLYLAGLSRAIGDWILGMNATRLYTLKYGQNRQVLSIGRVQTPTLALIVNRQQEIDNFKPEAYWVLSTLYRDTLFTAIKGRFTSKEEGEKAFSTIAEKDFEVMEVSKKKGTEAPSHLFDLTSLQVECNKKFSYSAETTLHLIQSLYERKFTTYPRVDTQFLSDDIYPKCPLILAGLRGYESFTQPLAGKKLSKSKKFFDSSKVTDHHAIIPTGVPAQSLSNMERNVYDLVVRRFIAAFYPDCQFSTTTVTGRVEEVELKATGKEIIDPGWRVILAKDTDPTDEENAKNTTEERTLPTFVKGEKGVHVPTLAEKWTSPPKYYTEATLLRAMETAGKFVEDEELRSALKENGIGRPSSRAGIIETLFKRHYIRRERKNLLATPTGIELIGIIREELLKSCELTGIWEKKLRDIEHKKYDASQFIDGLKEQITEIVNEVLRDNSNRHITVTTEEDLKKKIARKKTSAATSTTKSSKKQSPTASSPRCLPANDSILGQVCPVCHQGTIIKGKSAYGCSHWKSGCAFRLSFQP
- a CDS encoding AAA family ATPase; protein product: METGNIIINVGRQLGSGGRTIAKMLAQNFGYRFYDREILNLAARESGFSERFFEQNDEQKMFGRSFLNYHLPLMGDHHFYSNNNFSQERLFQFQSDAIRKAALESNCVFVGRCADYVLRDFPRVVNLFITADRQERIDRVCERRGCDREKGAALIVEVEERRAAYYNYYTGKRWGQAASYHLCVDSSILGMEGTAELLGDFIRRRFQQP
- a CDS encoding GNAT family N-acetyltransferase, producing the protein MFEITRYTASERERWNDFVQRSKNSTFLLERDYMDYHAHRFADASLLVWRKSRLAALLPLSRGEGGAVISHGGLTYGGLVLDQRATATDVCHIFRCVNDFLRAEGFSHVVYKPTPWIYHRLPAEEDLYALTAVCGAQLVRRELSATIAQRNRIRLAESRRSGLRKARAAGLRVEESTDYATFWHLLCRHLESRYGTQPVHSLEEISRLAAAFPTRIRLYIVYQGETALGGTVVYETPQTAHTQYISASAEGRQMGALDLLFHHLLDQVYTATPYFDFGTSTAETEYGFNASLLFQKEGFGGRGICYDTYEWRLSSPPPCCV
- the rfbB gene encoding dTDP-glucose 4,6-dehydratase, with protein sequence MKTYLVTGAAGFIGANYIKYLLNEKYRNEDLRVIVLDLLTYAGNLGTIKADIDESRCLFVRGDIRDRELVDRLFAEHDINYVVNFAAESHVDRSIEDPQLFLSVNILGTQNLLDAARRAWTTGKGEDGYPTWKAGKRYHQVSTDEVYGSLGETGYFTEQTPLCPHSPYSASKASADMIVMAYHDTYHMPTSITRCSNNYGPYHFPEKLIPLVINNILAGRPIPVYGKGDNIRDWLYVEDHCKAIDLVVRRGVEGEVYNVGGHNEMKNIDIVKLTLQTIRQMMTEDPSLRRILKKQERNAQGEISIDWMDERLITYVSDRLGHDQRYGIDPTKISRELGWLPETRFADGIVKTIRWNLENQQWISEVTSGDYQKYYEEMYGGR